The following are encoded together in the Lytechinus variegatus isolate NC3 chromosome 19, Lvar_3.0, whole genome shotgun sequence genome:
- the LOC121406187 gene encoding uncharacterized protein LOC121406187, producing MKLLLIVLLAVHGLVVSSTNADDDDVVNLLQKLLNCADTRKDAIKPEPSDGLLKCTKCQNIVGSNRGNKYCVSEMPDQVETCAEGVTQCYTRVRNYVDLEATRIYSMEVIRGCQPDGVVCDEAIAIKGRYERYTQCCHGNECNVGDVVPFPEE from the exons atgaagctTCTTTTGATTGTTTTGTTGGCCGTTCATGGATTGGTTGTCTCGTCGACAAAT GCCGATGACGATGATGTCGTGAACTTACTCCAGAAGTTACTCAATTGTGCTGATACACGAAAGGATGCCATCAAACCAG AGCCATCAGATGGGCTTCTCAAATGTACTAAGTGTCAGAATATTGTTGGGAGCAACCGTGGCAACAAATACTGCGTATCTGAAATGCCAGACCAAGTTGAAACATGTGCCGAAGGTGTTACACAGTGTTAC ACTCGAGTGAGGAACTACGTGGACCTAGAAGCAACGCGTATTTATTCGATGGAGGTCATCCGTGGTTGCCAACCAGACGGAGTCGTGTGCGATGAGGCCATCGCCATAAAAGGCCGTTATGAGAGATACACAcagtgttgtcatggtaacgaGTGCAACGTGGGCGACGTCGTTCCATTTCCTGAAGAATAG